A section of the Vibrio vulnificus CMCP6 genome encodes:
- a CDS encoding YejL family protein produces the protein MPITSKYTDEQVETILTEIGAVLDKHGATPELSLMIAGNIATNVLNQQVAASQRKLIAEKFAQALISSLQEPKTH, from the coding sequence ATGCCGATTACATCGAAATACACAGACGAACAAGTAGAAACCATTCTTACTGAGATTGGAGCGGTGCTTGATAAGCACGGTGCAACACCAGAATTATCACTGATGATTGCCGGAAACATCGCAACAAACGTTCTTAATCAACAAGTTGCCGCTTCTCAACGTAAGCTAATTGCTGAAAAGTTTGCACAGGCACTGATCTCTTCTTTACAAGAACCAAAAACTCACTAA
- a CDS encoding DUF3413 domain-containing protein produces the protein MVDSGNSYGERVSRLVGWGHWFAFFNIIAAMLIGTRYITQSPWPETLLGQFYLVVSWVGHFGFLVFALYLLILFPLTFLLPSQRLFRLTSVVFATTGLTVLLIDTQAYQSINLHLTPVVWELLFSDDKSALSADLQHLFIVLPLIFFLQLGLSEWVWKKQRKLAHKHIGRPLAAVFFVCFIVSHLIYMWSDAYFYNPVTSQRANFPLSYPMTAKSFMEKHGLLDRDEYLKRLEANENNVELVRYPLDQLTFNRRGNNLNVLMISVNNLRSDRLSAEQMPNMFEFASNNQWFTNHYSSSNDGYGIFGLFYGLPTSYASSIKAQGTAPIFLKVLQEQGYQFGLFSGNGFNEPLYSEVIFRNQNLATQIEAEKKAEQAVTHSDAQAVDAWNEWLVNQAKSPWFSYIEVTELDNIETASLPTTANASDKFKQAYDVAVRQADSTLQRIFATLDEQQLSDNTVVIITSNHGSEFNETQTNSWGANSNYSRYQLQVPMVIHWPGKLPAQFGQSTSHLDLSVTLLQDLMGVASNPADFSSGRNLFDESKRRWILAGDTREIALITPSQTTVIDKFGNFKLYDNHYQRVRDDSPKLPVLMQGLTELQRFYAKSN, from the coding sequence ATGGTTGACAGCGGAAACTCATACGGCGAGCGCGTATCCAGATTAGTTGGATGGGGTCACTGGTTCGCATTTTTCAATATCATTGCTGCGATGTTGATTGGTACGCGTTATATCACCCAGTCCCCTTGGCCAGAAACGCTACTCGGGCAATTTTATCTGGTTGTCTCTTGGGTTGGTCATTTTGGCTTTTTGGTGTTTGCCTTATACCTACTGATTCTGTTTCCTTTAACTTTTTTATTGCCATCGCAACGGTTATTCCGTTTAACTTCTGTGGTTTTTGCGACCACCGGATTGACGGTGCTGCTGATCGATACACAAGCGTATCAAAGCATCAACCTGCACCTAACCCCCGTGGTTTGGGAGTTGCTCTTTAGCGATGACAAATCGGCTCTCAGCGCCGATCTCCAGCATCTGTTTATTGTGCTTCCACTGATCTTTTTCCTGCAACTTGGCTTGTCGGAATGGGTGTGGAAGAAACAACGTAAACTCGCACACAAACATATTGGCCGCCCGTTAGCTGCCGTCTTCTTTGTCTGCTTTATTGTTAGTCATCTGATCTACATGTGGTCCGATGCTTATTTCTATAATCCAGTGACTAGCCAAAGAGCCAACTTCCCGTTGTCTTACCCAATGACAGCGAAAAGCTTTATGGAAAAACATGGCCTACTGGATCGTGATGAATACCTAAAACGTTTGGAAGCGAACGAAAACAACGTCGAGTTGGTGCGTTACCCATTAGACCAGCTAACGTTCAACCGTCGTGGTAACAACCTCAATGTACTGATGATCAGCGTAAACAATTTACGCAGCGATCGTCTATCGGCAGAACAAATGCCAAATATGTTTGAGTTTGCCTCTAACAACCAATGGTTTACCAACCACTACAGCTCAAGTAACGATGGCTATGGCATTTTTGGCCTTTTCTATGGCCTGCCGACCAGCTACGCCAGCAGCATTAAAGCGCAAGGTACCGCCCCCATTTTCTTGAAAGTCCTCCAAGAGCAGGGCTATCAATTTGGTTTGTTTAGCGGCAATGGCTTTAACGAGCCTTTGTATAGTGAAGTTATCTTCCGTAATCAGAATTTAGCGACACAGATCGAAGCAGAGAAAAAAGCGGAACAAGCGGTGACTCATTCCGATGCACAAGCGGTCGATGCGTGGAACGAATGGTTAGTAAATCAAGCGAAATCGCCTTGGTTCAGCTACATCGAAGTGACTGAACTCGATAATATTGAAACCGCTTCGCTGCCAACCACGGCCAACGCGAGCGATAAATTCAAGCAAGCTTATGATGTTGCAGTGCGACAAGCCGACAGCACGCTACAACGTATTTTTGCAACCCTAGATGAACAGCAGTTAAGCGATAACACCGTGGTGATCATCACCTCAAATCACGGCAGCGAGTTTAACGAAACCCAAACCAACAGCTGGGGCGCAAACAGTAACTACAGTCGTTACCAGTTGCAGGTACCTATGGTGATTCATTGGCCAGGAAAACTGCCTGCGCAATTTGGTCAAAGTACCAGTCATTTGGACCTTTCCGTTACCCTACTTCAAGACCTGATGGGGGTCGCGTCGAATCCGGCTGATTTCAGCTCCGGTCGCAATTTGTTTGATGAAAGTAAACGCCGTTGGATCCTTGCAGGCGACACCCGCGAAATCGCGCTGATCACGCCAAGTCAAACGACGGTGATCGATAAATTCGGTAATTTCAAACTGTACGATAACCACTATCAGAGAGTTCGCGACGACAGCCCAAAACTGCCCGTTTTGATGCAAGGGCTCACTGAGTTACAGCGTTTTTACGCTAAAAGTAACTAA
- a CDS encoding potassium channel family protein codes for MRRAEKQFAVIGLGRFGLAVCQELTDSGAQVLAIDVNEERVKLAAGFVTQALVANCTHEETMAELKLDDYDMVMVAIGADMNSSILATLIAKEAGVKSVWVKANDKFQARVLQKIGADHIIMPERDMGIRVARKMLDKRVLEFHPLGSGLAMTEFVVGSRLMGKTLGELALCKVPGVQVLGFKRGPELVKAPELDVELEIGDMIILVGPQDALANKLSSL; via the coding sequence ATGAGACGAGCTGAAAAACAATTTGCGGTGATTGGCTTAGGTCGTTTTGGTCTGGCGGTGTGTCAGGAATTGACCGATTCAGGTGCTCAAGTGCTGGCCATCGACGTTAATGAAGAACGCGTCAAGCTAGCAGCTGGTTTTGTCACTCAAGCTCTAGTGGCCAACTGTACACATGAAGAGACCATGGCAGAGCTGAAATTGGATGACTACGACATGGTGATGGTCGCCATTGGTGCAGATATGAACTCCAGCATTTTAGCTACTCTGATTGCCAAAGAAGCGGGCGTCAAATCCGTTTGGGTCAAAGCCAACGACAAGTTCCAAGCTCGAGTTTTGCAAAAGATCGGCGCAGACCACATCATCATGCCGGAGCGCGATATGGGTATCCGCGTGGCGAGGAAGATGCTCGACAAACGCGTTCTTGAATTTCACCCACTTGGCAGCGGCTTGGCCATGACTGAATTTGTGGTTGGTTCACGCTTAATGGGCAAAACCCTCGGAGAGTTGGCTTTGTGTAAAGTCCCCGGCGTGCAGGTACTTGGGTTTAAACGTGGCCCAGAACTGGTCAAAGCCCCAGAGTTAGATGTCGAACTCGAAATTGGTGACATGATCATTCTGGTTGGCCCACAAGATGCATTGGCAAACAAACTCAGTTCACTATGA
- a CDS encoding TrkH family potassium uptake protein, translated as MNPFSSNNGLFYLADKASKQSKGNEPRIILLSFLAVLLPSAILLTLPVFSVSGLSITDALFTATSAISVTGLGVVDTGEHFTLAGKILLMLLMQIGGLGQMTLSAVLLYMFGVKLSLRQQALAKEALGQDRQVNLRRLVKKIVIFACVAELIGFVLLAFRWVPEMGWQSGLFYALFHAISAFNNAGFALFSDSMMSFVDDPLVIFTLAALFIFGGLGFTVVGDVWMNWRRGFHFLHLHTKIMLVATPALLIIGTLLFFVLEQHNANTMGELSTSGQWLAAFFQSASARTAGFNSVDLAQFTQPALLVMIVLMLIGAGSTSTGGGIKVSTFAVAFMATWAFLRQKKHVVMFQRTVNWPTVTKSLAIIVVSGAILTTAMFLLMITEQAQFDKVMFETISAFATVGLTAGLTAELSEPGKYIMIVVMIIGRIGPLTLAYMLARPEPTLIKYPEDTVLTG; from the coding sequence ATGAATCCATTTTCTTCTAACAACGGCTTGTTTTACCTCGCCGATAAAGCATCGAAACAGAGCAAAGGGAATGAGCCTCGCATCATTCTGCTTAGTTTTTTGGCCGTGCTATTACCCTCCGCAATCCTGCTGACATTGCCCGTTTTTTCTGTCTCAGGCTTGTCGATAACCGATGCGCTTTTTACCGCAACATCCGCCATTAGTGTGACTGGACTTGGTGTGGTGGATACCGGCGAACACTTCACCTTAGCAGGAAAAATCTTGCTGATGCTGCTGATGCAAATCGGTGGTTTGGGACAAATGACGCTTTCTGCCGTGCTACTTTATATGTTTGGTGTGAAACTGAGCCTTCGCCAACAAGCGTTAGCCAAAGAGGCGCTTGGGCAAGATCGACAAGTGAATCTGCGTCGATTGGTGAAAAAAATCGTCATCTTCGCTTGTGTCGCAGAGTTGATCGGTTTTGTGTTATTGGCGTTTCGCTGGGTGCCGGAAATGGGCTGGCAAAGCGGGCTGTTTTACGCCCTTTTCCACGCCATTTCTGCATTTAACAATGCCGGCTTTGCGCTCTTTTCTGACAGCATGATGAGCTTCGTTGACGATCCTCTGGTCATCTTCACCCTCGCTGCACTGTTTATTTTCGGTGGCTTGGGATTCACTGTGGTGGGAGATGTGTGGATGAACTGGCGACGCGGTTTTCACTTCCTCCATTTGCACACCAAAATCATGTTAGTCGCCACCCCTGCACTGCTCATTATTGGTACGCTGTTATTCTTCGTCTTAGAGCAGCACAATGCCAATACAATGGGCGAGTTAAGCACTTCTGGGCAGTGGCTTGCCGCCTTTTTCCAATCCGCCAGCGCGCGAACAGCCGGATTCAACAGTGTCGACCTCGCCCAGTTCACGCAACCAGCCCTACTGGTGATGATTGTGTTGATGCTAATTGGTGCAGGTTCAACCTCTACAGGTGGCGGGATCAAAGTCTCTACCTTCGCCGTCGCGTTTATGGCGACCTGGGCATTTTTGCGTCAAAAGAAACATGTGGTGATGTTTCAGCGCACCGTGAACTGGCCAACTGTGACCAAATCTCTCGCAATCATTGTGGTCAGCGGCGCAATTCTTACCACGGCGATGTTCTTACTCATGATCACCGAGCAAGCTCAGTTTGACAAAGTGATGTTTGAAACCATCTCTGCATTTGCCACGGTCGGTTTAACGGCAGGCTTAACCGCTGAGCTTTCGGAACCGGGCAAGTACATCATGATCGTGGTGATGATCATCGGACGAATTGGGCCACTAACGCTGGCTTACATGCTGGCGAGGCCGGAACCCACCCTGATCAAATACCCTGAAGACACCGTATTGACGGGCTAG
- a CDS encoding YhcH/YjgK/YiaL family protein, whose amino-acid sequence MFVGKTTELAFTSCLSSNLKQIITQVVAKLAEPIEDGRHELDGDNAFFLVMSDHTQPLALRKSECHQRYLDVQILLSGKETFGYSLLPFAALDEDYLAERDLAFSHHVVDEKFVTLGENEFIIFPPGQPHRPLIAPEGEGSPVRKVVIKVDGATL is encoded by the coding sequence GTGTTTGTCGGTAAAACAACAGAGCTCGCCTTTACATCTTGTCTCTCTTCAAATCTCAAGCAAATCATTACGCAGGTAGTGGCTAAACTGGCTGAGCCCATTGAAGATGGGCGTCATGAGTTGGACGGCGACAACGCGTTCTTTCTGGTCATGAGTGACCATACTCAGCCACTCGCGTTAAGAAAATCAGAATGCCACCAGCGCTACCTCGACGTACAAATTCTGTTAAGCGGGAAAGAGACGTTTGGCTACAGCTTGCTACCGTTTGCCGCATTGGATGAAGACTATCTCGCAGAGCGCGACTTGGCATTTAGTCACCATGTTGTGGATGAAAAGTTTGTGACACTCGGCGAAAACGAGTTCATTATTTTCCCGCCAGGGCAGCCCCATCGTCCGCTTATCGCACCAGAAGGCGAAGGCTCACCCGTGCGTAAAGTGGTCATTAAGGTGGATGGCGCAACGCTTTAA
- a CDS encoding phospholipase D family protein: MLLCACTSLENHSPFDKQPSYQLGYQADSRLSAYLNHHPQDRENLTAFFPLDKGHDALLARLALIEAADKTLDLQYYIFRNDETGQLLTWRLFEAAQRGVRVRILLDDMQKRNDEGLARLSAHPNIQIRLFNPHQYRTARTLAMASDFSRLNRRMHNKSLTADSVVAIVGGRNIGNEYFSVNSPVEFGDFDLMLYGNSVEQTAEQFDLYWNSLHAVPIEWLTDNPIPVTEEELQAWLKETQLEQKFTQGRYDFTQLQLYQQFTDKSLVWYWGKGQVWYDLPDKVDTQAPQLADNLASLLRTVKDSLVLISPYFVPTERGTQALVEAAHRGVDITIVTNSLASNDVFAVHGWYAKYRQDLVEAGIQLWETKASARIDSKWSFTGSSRSSLHAKVLLIDHRLLFAGSMNWDPRSALLNTEMAAVIEHPDYVQSSEAKLPMGLETNAYQVRMKNGEVAWFDHQSQVWFDSEPEATVWRKIGAWFAGILPIEEQL; this comes from the coding sequence ATGTTGCTCTGCGCGTGTACATCACTCGAAAATCACTCACCGTTCGACAAGCAACCGAGCTACCAACTGGGCTACCAAGCCGACTCTCGCCTTTCGGCCTATCTTAACCATCATCCTCAAGACAGAGAAAACTTGACCGCTTTTTTCCCTCTGGACAAAGGGCATGATGCGCTTCTCGCGAGATTGGCGTTAATCGAGGCAGCCGATAAAACGCTCGATTTGCAATACTACATCTTCCGCAATGACGAAACCGGACAATTACTGACATGGCGTTTATTTGAAGCTGCCCAACGAGGGGTCCGAGTTAGAATTCTCCTCGATGATATGCAGAAAAGGAACGATGAAGGATTGGCTCGATTAAGCGCTCATCCCAACATTCAGATTCGCTTGTTTAACCCGCATCAATATCGAACGGCACGTACGCTTGCGATGGCCAGTGATTTTTCACGACTCAATCGGCGCATGCACAATAAGTCCCTCACCGCAGACAGTGTGGTGGCCATTGTTGGTGGCCGTAACATCGGTAACGAGTATTTTTCGGTTAACTCTCCAGTCGAATTTGGGGATTTTGATTTGATGCTTTATGGCAACAGCGTTGAACAGACCGCCGAGCAATTTGATTTGTATTGGAACAGTCTCCATGCCGTACCAATTGAGTGGCTCACCGACAACCCCATTCCCGTCACCGAAGAGGAATTGCAAGCTTGGCTAAAAGAAACCCAACTAGAACAAAAGTTTACTCAAGGTCGATACGACTTTACTCAGTTGCAACTGTACCAACAGTTTACCGATAAGAGTTTGGTTTGGTATTGGGGTAAAGGGCAGGTTTGGTATGATCTGCCTGACAAAGTCGACACACAAGCACCACAATTAGCAGACAACCTCGCTTCGCTTTTAAGAACCGTGAAGGATTCCCTCGTCCTTATCTCGCCCTATTTCGTTCCAACGGAACGCGGCACACAAGCCTTGGTAGAAGCGGCCCATCGCGGCGTCGACATCACTATTGTCACCAACAGCTTGGCCTCAAATGACGTCTTTGCTGTGCACGGCTGGTACGCCAAGTATCGACAAGATCTTGTCGAAGCGGGCATTCAGTTATGGGAAACCAAAGCCAGCGCAAGAATTGACAGCAAATGGAGTTTCACTGGCAGCAGCCGCTCAAGCCTGCATGCTAAAGTGCTGTTAATCGACCACCGATTGCTGTTTGCCGGCTCCATGAACTGGGATCCTCGTTCGGCTTTGCTCAACACCGAAATGGCAGCAGTGATCGAACATCCTGATTACGTTCAATCGTCAGAAGCCAAATTGCCTATGGGTTTAGAAACCAATGCCTATCAGGTGCGAATGAAAAACGGTGAAGTGGCTTGGTTTGATCACCAATCTCAAGTTTGGTTTGATTCCGAACCGGAAGCCACGGTATGGCGGAAAATCGGCGCTTGGTTTGCTGGCATTTTACCCATTGAAGAGCAACTTTAG
- a CDS encoding diguanylate cyclase, giving the protein MKVEPSNTEILVVDDTVDNVKLLSQLLQNEGYLVKGALSAKSALRMCQKKKPDLILLDIMMPEVDGYELCRQLKKDPSTQDIPVIFLSALDHVQDKVRAFQIGGVDYIQKPFEVMEVLARVRTHAGLVTLQRALIEQNEQLKRMATTDALTGLVNRRYLADMAGKVSGNFALILFDIDDFKTINDQYGHHVGDEVLVRIAEITRRVIGQHGYCARWGGEEFLILLPNFDAKRAYDLAACIQDEFNESKGTLGAYHFTASFGVACNQGALSFHHVIRQADAAMYQGKKSGKNRVVSSSAMESREI; this is encoded by the coding sequence ATGAAAGTAGAACCATCGAATACGGAAATTTTGGTTGTTGATGATACCGTTGATAACGTCAAGCTTTTAAGTCAGTTGCTGCAAAACGAAGGTTATTTGGTGAAAGGCGCTTTGAGTGCCAAGAGTGCATTACGCATGTGCCAAAAAAAGAAACCTGATTTGATATTGCTCGACATCATGATGCCAGAGGTGGATGGCTATGAACTGTGTCGACAGCTAAAAAAGGATCCCTCGACACAAGATATCCCGGTGATCTTTCTCAGCGCCTTAGATCATGTTCAAGATAAAGTGCGCGCATTTCAGATCGGTGGTGTCGATTATATTCAAAAGCCTTTCGAGGTGATGGAAGTGTTGGCCAGAGTTCGCACTCATGCGGGTTTGGTGACATTGCAGCGCGCATTGATCGAACAAAATGAACAACTAAAAAGAATGGCGACCACCGATGCACTGACGGGATTGGTCAACCGCCGCTATCTTGCCGATATGGCGGGGAAAGTGTCAGGGAACTTTGCTCTGATTTTGTTTGATATCGATGATTTCAAGACTATCAATGACCAATATGGGCATCATGTCGGAGACGAAGTTTTAGTGAGAATCGCTGAGATTACTCGCAGAGTCATTGGGCAGCATGGTTACTGCGCAAGATGGGGTGGGGAGGAGTTCCTGATCTTACTGCCGAACTTTGATGCCAAACGTGCCTACGATCTGGCCGCTTGTATTCAAGATGAGTTCAATGAATCGAAGGGTACGCTGGGTGCTTACCACTTCACCGCAAGCTTCGGAGTCGCATGCAATCAAGGTGCACTCTCGTTTCATCACGTCATTCGCCAAGCTGATGCCGCAATGTATCAAGGCAAAAAGAGTGGCAAAAACCGTGTTGTATCAAGCAGCGCCATGGAGAGCCGCGAAATTTAA